One stretch of Shewanella sp. Arc9-LZ DNA includes these proteins:
- a CDS encoding sugar-binding transcriptional regulator: MDNKSNSELARLEQAARAAWLYYVAKNTQDEIAQKLEVSRQSAQRLVALAVSEGLIKVRLDHPIGKCMELGQQLTQAFNLLECEIVPSDPADDSSVHGLAQCGAGVLERYLKSEQPKTLAFGTGRALKACIDELPSMQCPQHKIVSLLGNMMLDGSASAFDIVVSMANRVQAKHYPMPLPVIATSVAEKQLLHDLAPVKSIFELVKQADATFVGIGHMGAESPLLLDGFINQSQLTELINDNATGEIISWVYNQQGQLLEHSMNQLVMSSPLRIDSNKPVYGIAAGQHKVDAIFSALQGRLINSLITNEYTAERILAKLK, encoded by the coding sequence ATGGATAACAAGTCGAATTCAGAACTCGCGCGATTAGAGCAAGCGGCAAGAGCTGCGTGGTTATATTACGTCGCGAAGAATACTCAAGATGAAATTGCCCAAAAATTAGAAGTATCAAGACAGTCAGCACAACGTTTAGTCGCATTAGCGGTTAGTGAAGGGTTAATTAAAGTCCGTTTAGATCACCCCATTGGTAAATGTATGGAGTTGGGCCAACAGTTAACCCAAGCTTTTAATTTATTGGAATGCGAAATTGTACCCAGCGATCCTGCTGATGACAGTTCCGTGCACGGTTTAGCGCAATGTGGTGCAGGCGTGTTAGAGCGGTACTTAAAGTCTGAACAACCTAAAACTTTAGCCTTTGGTACCGGACGAGCACTCAAAGCTTGTATCGATGAGTTACCTTCGATGCAATGTCCACAGCATAAAATAGTGTCGTTATTAGGCAACATGATGTTAGACGGTTCTGCATCAGCATTTGATATCGTAGTCAGCATGGCTAATCGAGTGCAGGCTAAGCATTACCCTATGCCATTACCCGTTATTGCGACTTCAGTAGCGGAAAAGCAGTTATTGCATGACTTAGCGCCGGTAAAAAGTATTTTTGAATTAGTTAAACAAGCAGATGCCACTTTTGTTGGTATTGGGCATATGGGCGCAGAGTCACCATTATTGCTCGATGGTTTCATTAATCAGTCACAGTTAACCGAGTTAATTAATGACAATGCCACTGGTGAAATCATCAGTTGGGTGTATAACCAGCAAGGGCAGTTACTCGAGCATTCAATGAATCAATTGGTGATGAGCTCACCGTTGAGAATTGATTCAAATAAACCTGTTTATGGCATTGCTGCTGGTCAACATAAAGTTGATGCAATATTTTCAGCATTGCAAGGTCGCTTAATTAATTCATTGATAACCAATGAATATACAGCTGAAAGAATATTAGCAAAGCTAAAGTAA